In a genomic window of Orcinus orca chromosome 12, mOrcOrc1.1, whole genome shotgun sequence:
- the GPR63 gene encoding probable G-protein coupled receptor 63 gives MVFSAVLTASHTGASNTTFVVYENTNMNITVPPPFQHPDIGSLLRYSFETMAPTGMSSLTLNSTAVPPTPAVLKSLNLPLQIILSAIMIFILFVSFLGNLVVCLMVYQKAAMRSAINILLASLAFADMLLAVLNMPFALVTILTTRWIFGKFFCRVSAMFFWLFVIEGVAILLIISIDRFLIIVQRQDKLNPYRAKVLIAVSWATSFCVAFPLAVGNPDLQIPSRAPQCVFGYTTNPGYRAYVILISLISFFLPFLVILYSFMGILNTLRHNALRIHSYPEGICLSQASKLGLMSLQRPFQMSIDMGFKTRAFTTILILFAVFIFCWAPFTTYSLVATFSKHFYYQHNFFEISTWLLWLCYLKSALNPLIYYWRIKKFHDACLDMMPKSLKFLPRLPGHTRRRIRPSAVYVCGEHRTVV, from the coding sequence ATGGTATTCTCTGCAGTGTTGACTGCGTCCCATACTGGGGCATCCAACACAACATTCGTAGTTTATGAAAACACCAACATGAATATTACGGTCCCTCCACCATTCCAGCATCCCGACATTGGTTCGCTGCTTAGATACAGTTTTGAAACCATGGCTCCCACCGGGATGAGTTCCTTGACACTGAATAGTACAGCTGTGCCCCCAACACCAGCGGTTTTAAAGAGTCTAAACTTGCCTCTCCAGATCATCCTTTCTGCTATAATGATATTTATTCTGTTTGTGTCTTTTCTTGGGAACTTGGTTGTGTGCCTCATGGTTTACCAAAAAGCTGCCATGCGCTCCGCCATTAACATCCTCCTGGCCAGCCTGGCTTTTGCAGACATGTTGCTTGCAGTTCTGAACATGCCCTTTGCCTTGGTCACCATTCTTACCACCAGATGGATTTTTGGGAAATTCTTCTGTAGGGTATCTGCCATGTTTTTCTGGTTGTTTGTGATAGAGGGAGTAGCCATCCTGCTCATCATTAGCATCGATAGGTTTCTTATTATAGTCCAGAGGCAGGATAAGCTGAATCCATATAGGGCTAAGGTTCTCATTGCAGTTTCCTGGGCAACTTCTTTTTGTGTAGCTTTTCCCTTGGCAGTAGGAAACCCTGACCTGCAGATACCTTCCCGAGCCCCGCAGTGTGTGTTTGGGTACACAACCAATCCAGGTTACCGGGCTTatgtgattttgatttccctcatttctttcttcctacccTTTCTGGTGATACTGTATTCGTTTATGGGCATACTCAATACCCTTCGGCACAATGCCTTGAGGATCCATAGCTACCCTGAAGGTATATGCCTCAGCCAGGCCAGCAAACTGGGTCTCATGAGTCTACAGAGACCCTTCCAGATGAGCATTGACATGGGCTTTAAAACACGTGCCTTCACAACCATTTTGATTCTCTTTGCTGTCTTCATTTTCTGCTGGGCCCCATTCACCACTTACAGCCTTGTGGCGACGTTCAGCAAGCACTTTTACTATCAACACAACTTTTTTGAGATTAGCACCTGGCTACTCTGGCTCTGCTACCTCAAGTCTGCATTGAACCCACTGATTTACTACTGGAGGATTAAGAAATTCCATGACGCCTGCCTGGACATGATGCCTAAGTCCCTCAAGTTTTTGCCGCGGCTCCCTGGCCACACAAGGCGACGGATACGCCCCAGTGCTGTCTACGTGTGTGGGGAACATCGGACGGTGGTGTGA